CTGCAGCACTGATGTCTACTGTACAGAACAACCAGTGACTCTACACATCTTCTACTactggtgaaatagtggtaaCTGTTGGGGGGAAAAGTTTTATTTGGCAACTTTTTTGGCAAACAACAATGTAAACATGCAAGGTGTTCCTGAGCAGGTGGATTACCGAACTGCTAGACATTAGCCCACCAGGACGGGAGCTCTGCACCCCTGAGTTAATCTGTTCaaaagtctggttcctgtcaccaccactggaaacagttctgactgtttctctagaatggaagaATGCCTGCTTGACTGTTATACCAAAGACATTTAATCATGGAGCTGCATTAATAAACTGGGTTATGACATTCAAAGAAAGGAACAGAATGAATGAAACTAAAGATTTACAGTACAAATCATATGCTTCCTGTATTCTGTTTGAAAATAAAGTATTATTTAGAATCATTTTTCTAAGATGTCGTCTTTGATGCAGGGTGCTGGGACATGGATGGTAAAGGCCCCAGCATATGGGACACGTTCTGCCATGCTAAAGGCAGAGTATTTGAGGATCAGACAGGAGATGTGGCCTGCAACAGTTACCAGCTTTGGGAAGAAGACCTGAAATGTATCCAGCAGTTAGGCCTCACCCATTACCGCCTGTCCTTATCTTGGTCCCGACTGCTTCCTGATGGAACCACAAATTATATCAATCCAAAAGGTACAGTATTGTACACGGGGTGGACAGtatgatatttatcattattgtcataaacagtcattttagaGCACAATACACATTTCTGAGAATACTGTGGATagtgtcagtacttaaagagcaACTGCATATTTGATTACAAAGAAAGCATtattaggcctgtttaactgAATATTGTACAATATAGTatgtgaaataataaataaaaatcactgtactcatagtttttgacagtattgatgcattttgtcttttccaacttttcaaacctcagaaaacagaaatattgtgatgcacaTTATGTATCAGCAGAACGTCTTAAAATATCAATATGTAACATTTATGCCATATCTAACACCCTTAACTGTACATTGAAAACCGGTATCTGAAGAGTAGATAAGACACATGCTGTCATGCATGAtgcactacattgccaaaagtattcgctcgtctgccttcacacgcatgtgaacttgagtgacatcccattcttaatccattgggtttaatattatgttggcccaccctttgcagctataacagcttcgactcttctgggaaggctctccacaaggtttaggagtgtgtttgtctgaatttttgatcattcttccagaagcgcatttgtgaggtcagacactgatgttggacaagaaggcctggctcgcagtaaagttggcgacctctgtgcactatgtgcctcagcattcGCTGACCCtgcactgtcattttatgtggcctacatGAGTTGCAGCCGTtcctaatcgcttccactttgacattggacttgttgcacaggtggcatcctatcacggtaccatgctggaattcactgagctcctgagagcgacacattcttttacaaatgtttgtagaagcagtctgcaggcctaggcacttggttttatacacctgtgggtGTGGAAGTGATTGCAACAcatgaattcagtgatttggatgggtgagtgaatacttttggcaatatactgTATTTCAATACAAAAAGGTGGTATGCACCAAATATCATAAACATACACCAAAAATATTTCAAGGTTTATTAAAGCTACACTCTGTaatttttggagatttggagtcctctctggtggaaatgtgcataATAATACTTTGTAATGTTGACTGAGCTTCCGACTCCTTCCCTGAGCATATGAAACTGATAATTGCGAGTtcattgaaagagtattcaagaagaactcagtcaaaacttgttGACCGATGTCAAcattgaaaatatgttaacCGATAATGCAAGTgaattactactattactgtcATCAAATcgtcatcttttttttttttttttggagccTGTGATTGTgacgttaatatgtaaagacatgTGACATAGTCCAAAAAACATCTGTGAAATCCAACCCAACAGCTCTGACTTTTACATGATTGTTTATAGGGCTTACAGGTGACTTCacagcagcacaaacacaccatTAGCatgcttttttccttctgaCTCCTTTCACTTTTACCAAAAATCTTACACAACTCAGCTTTAATACACACCTGATTCATTGTCAGGACATGACTTCCGAAAAAAGatgaatgaattattttatcttttaatctGCAGGTGTTgcatattataacaaagtgatcAATGATCTCATTGCCAGTGCTGTTATGCCCATGGTCACCCTGAACCACTTTGACCTGCCCCAGGCCCTGGAGAATCGTGGTGGATGGAAATCTCCAGAGATTGCAGATGTTTTTGATTCATATGCAAAGTTTTGCTTTAAAACCTTTGGGGACAGGGTGAAGCTCTGGATTACAGTGAATGAGCCTTACGTGTGTGCTAAACATGGGTACGAGGATGGCCTTTATGCCCCAGGGCTCAGAGAACCAGGCACCTCTGTCTACCTGGTGGGTCACAACATGCTGCGTGCCCACTCCAAAGCCTGGCATAGTTATGATGCTAATTTCAGACATCTCCAAGGAGGGAAAGTGTCCATAGCTCTTAGTAGTGACTGGGCTGAGCCTTTGGACCCAAGCAATCCCGAGGATGTATCAGCCACAGAACGATACATGGACTTCATTCTGGGCTGGTTCGCTTGCCCTGTATTTTGCACAGGGGACTATCCAGAGAAAATGAAGACCAGGATTGAGGCCAGGAACCTGGAACTAGGGTTCTCTGAGGGTCCTCGGCTGCCAAAGTTTTCAGAGGATGAGCCCAACCCTTTAGGCACAGCAGATTTCTTTGCACTGAACTACTACACTTCACGTAAAGTGAAGAATACAAGTTCTCATCGCAGTGAGCTCAGTTTCAAAGGGGACCAGGGAGCAGAGGTTGTGATGGATCCGTCATGGCCAATCTGTGGGGTATCCTGGCTCGCTGTAGTGCCGGAAGGACTGCGCAAGTTGTTAAATTACATAAAGGTACAGAGAGATGTTTACGCCACATTTTTCAATCCatg
This window of the Pygocentrus nattereri isolate fPygNat1 chromosome 2, fPygNat1.pri, whole genome shotgun sequence genome carries:
- the gba3 gene encoding cytosolic beta-glucosidase, with product MSLSKEVPADAFPQGFAWGAATAAYQIEGCWDMDGKGPSIWDTFCHAKGRVFEDQTGDVACNSYQLWEEDLKCIQQLGLTHYRLSLSWSRLLPDGTTNYINPKGVAYYNKVINDLIASAVMPMVTLNHFDLPQALENRGGWKSPEIADVFDSYAKFCFKTFGDRVKLWITVNEPYVCAKHGYEDGLYAPGLREPGTSVYLVGHNMLRAHSKAWHSYDANFRHLQGGKVSIALSSDWAEPLDPSNPEDVSATERYMDFILGWFACPVFCTGDYPEKMKTRIEARNLELGFSEGPRLPKFSEDEPNPLGTADFFALNYYTSRKVKNTSSHRSELSFKGDQGAEVVMDPSWPICGVSWLAVVPEGLRKLLNYIKETYNNPDIYITENGFSQIGPVELEDIERWQFYQDTLQEVSKAIRDDGVSVTGYFAWTLMDNFEWAEGFRARFGLFHVDFSRAELKRTVYHSGREYAAVISRHRTHIKLEKT